The DNA region AAGATCCCCTACATTTTTTATATACATTAGcctcaaaatttaaaataatgttcgATTATAGTAATGCTAGTAAACGTAACATAAATTATATTTCAAAGAGGAACAAATATTTAACATAGATTATTGTAAGAGGTAATCTTTTTCAAAGATGCATTATATATATGGATTAAGTAGCTTATTTAATACAAactaaaaagaaataataatgtaaGTTTTTGGTTTTAAGGTCGTCTCTCTGAGAGACGGTCTCACACAACAATAATAACTGAAGATTTAATACTTCcttctattcagcttatgtgtctcattttcttttatggtcaagtcaccttaattgtctcaattctatttttggtatgggtttttgacttttatgcccttagtagctttatcgtattttcaattatacacttcattatccatactaattttctcctttacattaaaaactcataataccactctcttttcaACCCTTAGGTCCCACTTTTGatttttcttaaaatccgtaaaaagtcaaatgagactggTGAATAAAATGGAGAATATTTTAGACATAAATTGTTTGACCATTTAAATGGGGGCCATTACCCACCGTGGGCTTGTGGCTCTACGTGCGTCTAAATTACAAAAGCAAAATTGCGGAAAACTTCAATCATATTCTCCAACTCTAGAGCAACTTTTAATTTAATGGAGTTGAACTtcaattctattttttatttgtttaatataatttgaaattttttaattatataaataagatGATTATTCGAATTTATCGTATGATGAGACATTCATATACATTTGTTCCATACATTTATAACTTATGAGACCATGAATTTGATGAACAtcaaatttgtttaaaatttttagaaataaataaataaattgttattAATCACCAATATTATAAAtcagtataacaaaataaaaatttccttAATAGAATatatttcaactaaaattattacACCAGAAATTAATCTCACCTTGGGACCCACCAAGTTTTTCAAGAGCATCGACAAACCGTCGATGAAGTTCCGGCGACCAGCACCGCCGACGCTTCCTAGCAGTTTGATACAGGAAGTTGCTGTCCGGTTTAACTTTCTTATTAACCTCTGAAGAAAAACCTGAACCGGATAATAACCGTCCGGTTCGAGGCTTCCCTGAACCCGGTTCATCTAAACTGGAAGGCATGAGTGACAGTCTTGGGATATCGTCACCGGTTATGGGAGAAAATGACAAAATTGCCCCCATATCGTTTTTACGCGGTGGCTCGTAGTCGTCATCCTCACTTGtctgaaaataaataaataaatagatgtttttgaaataaacaaaatgtATAAAAACATACTCCTACtgaacatataaaaataaaaataaaaataaaaataatgaaatataCCGGACTCCAGAGTTGAGCAGAGCTCATCCAAGTTTTCTTCTCGAACTCATCGATTTCCAAATTTACCCTTGACGTTTTATCATAATTACCACTACACAGTTTTTCTTCACTTTTGTTCACAACATGTTTCAGTTTGGTTACAGCTGCagattataaaacaaaactcaAATTTCCCCAAAAtttatgtaagaaaaaaaaaaccaaaattgaaaagaaataacggatgaatgaaaacaaaaaaaaaaaaaaaaaaaaaaaaacaacaaaccaTCGTTTAAGATTAGAAATGAAAGGGGAAGTTCACGCTGAAATGCTTGAATTTTCTTAAGTTCACCTTCCAATCCAATAATTAAAGTATTAAGTTTGGATAATTCGCTGGAATTGGTAATTTCAACGATTAAAAATCGAGTTAAAAGTTCAGGAAAAGATGAAGGATTTGTTGGAAATGGAGGGCTTAAATCTAAAGAT from Amaranthus tricolor cultivar Red isolate AtriRed21 chromosome 3, ASM2621246v1, whole genome shotgun sequence includes:
- the LOC130807795 gene encoding transcription factor HHO5-like, which codes for MESNFPLLSLDLSPPFPTNPSSFPELLTRFLIVEITNSSELSKLNTLIIGLEGELKKIQAFQRELPLSFLILNDAVTKLKHVVNKSEEKLCSGNYDKTSRVNLEIDEFEKKTWMSSAQLWSPTSEDDDYEPPRKNDMGAILSFSPITGDDIPRLSLMPSSLDEPGSGKPRTGRLLSGSGFSSEVNKKVKPDSNFLYQTARKRRRCWSPELHRRFVDALEKLGGSQVATPKQIRDLMQVDGLTNDEVKSHLQKYRLHVRKIPTNAAMDPRLSTDDDRQHSSSPDGPFNLGRSIKCNSSSVEEEEDQEKSDGQSWKAQKHM